A segment of the uncultured Desulfobulbus sp. genome:
CCATCACCACCAGACCATCTTTGGTGCGGAAGGTTGCCTGGGTCGGGCAGGCCCGCACACAGGGCGGATTGTCACAATGGTTGCACATAATGGGCAACTGATGATTTTCCGTGGCCTCGTCACGATAGAGGCTGGGGTTCTCGGGAAAGGCGTTCTCATAGTTGGTCATCCAGACCCATTTGATTTCGTCTTTCTTGTCCGGAAACTGGGGGATGTTATGGGTTTTGATGCAGGCATTGACGATTTTTTCGCCAAGACTTGGATCTTCCTGAATTTTTCTCAGATCGATTACCAGACCGTACCGGTTGACATTCGGATCGGCGGGTGCGCTGTGAGCCGCCGGTGCGGCAGCATGTTCTGCACCATGTCCACCTTCGGTGGAGGCATGCGCAACATTGACCCCTGCAACCAGGCGATCAACAACTGCAGTTCCTCCAAGGCCAGCCAGCGTGGAAATACCGGCTACCTTGAGGAAATTTCTTCTATTTGTGTCCATCTGTCTATCTCCTCCTTAGCCTTCACTCAACAGGAGCCAGGTGGCAATCCCAGCAGTATGGTTTAACCGAGGCATAATCGTGACACGTATCGCAGAATTTTTTCTTGCTGGTGTGGCACTTCATGCAGTTGAGCATCAAGCTCTTCGGATATTGCTTGCCTTCAATTTCCATGGTGCTCCGGTCGCCGGTTCGAATAACCTCGTCACGCCACTGGTTGAGCAGTTGCATGTGCTTTGCTCGAATCTCGGCCGCAGGCAGCACACAGGTTTTGACATCCTTGGGCAACTCGGGTTTGGGCACGTTGCCAGCGGTGCCGCGGTTGTACCAGATGGGTATTGTAATGAACAGGACGAAAATGATCAGTCCCGGGATTATTTTACCGCTATCATACATAGCTCTTCCTCCATTCCTGCCGGTCTATTAAACCAAGGTCCTGAGCCCTTCGGTCAGGTCTTGTCGTTGTTCACCTTCAATCACCAAAGCGTTGCCGACAAGCTCACTCAAACCGGCGACCTGCACTTCGGGCACCCAGTAATTCATGAGGGTCGTCAGGGTTGCCCTGTCAATCGCACAAACGCAGGCCAGTGTGTTGACGTCATGTTTGTCATGGACGTATTTCACGGCATTGGCCCGGGGCAGACCGGAACGCATACGGAGTTCCATGATCTCATCCGTGTTGAGAGCGGTACCTGATCCACAGCAAAAGGTTTTCTCGCGGATGGTGTTGTCCGGCATCTCATACCATTTGTCGACAACGGCATCGAGGACAGCTCGTGGTTCTTCGATAAGTCCCATGGCCCTGGCCGGGTTGCAGGAATCGTGAAAGGTTGCCTTGACATGGGCGTTGCGGCTCTTGTCGAGGTTGAGTTTGCCGTTCTTGATCAGGTCGGCGGTAAACTCGGAGATGTGGACCATCTTGGTGGCAGCGGCATTGTCGAAAACCGTTCCGGTGAGCGGAGAACGCGGCACCTCAAGGAAGTCAGCCGGACCGTTCATGGTACTCATATACTGATGAACAACACGCCACATGTGACCGCACTCACCACCAAGGATCCAGCGAACCCCCAGGCGCTTGGCCTCGGCATACATCTTGCCGTTAAGTTTCTTCATCATCTCGTTAGAGGTGAAGAGACCGAAGTTACCACCTTCGGAGGCATAGGTCGACCAGGTGTAATCCAGACCGATGGCCTCGAACAGCAACAGGTAACCCATACAGGTGAAAATGCCGGGCTCGGCGAAGACGTCGGCTGACGGGGTGATGAACAGGACCTCGGCCCCCTTGCGGTTGAAGGTCGGGTTGACCTTGACACCGGTCAGGTTCTCGATATCCTCACAGAGGAACTCGACATTGCCTTTGAACGCCTGAGGCGTGAGGCCCATATGGTTACCGGTCCGGTTGGAGTTGGCGACCGGCTCCATACACCAGTTGATGCCGATACCGACCAGATGCAGCAACTCACGCAGCATCATGGTGATCTCCGCGGTGTCGATACCGTAGGGGCAGAAAACCGAACAGCGGCGACACTCTGTACACTGATAGGCGTACATGAACCACTCTTTGAGTACGCCCACGGTCATCTCGCGACCGCCGATCATCCGGCCTAAAATCTTACCGGCGCGGGTGAAATTCTGCCGGTATACCGAGCGCAGCAACTCTGCGCGCAAAACCGGCATATTCTTGGGATCACCGGTGCCGAGGAAGAAGTGGCACTTGTCGGCGCATGCACCGCAACGGACACAGCAATCCATAAAAATTTTCAATGAGCGGAAACGATCGAGACGATCCGCAATGCCCTGGATAATGATTTCTTTCCAGTTTTCAGGAAGTTTCCAATCATCGTCCTCGGGGCTCCATTCACGGGCATTGGGGAAGCTGACGCCTTTCTGACGATCAAGATACTTTTGAATTTCAGGTTTCGTCGTGTAGGCGTAATTCCCTGGCTTAAATACGACCGGGACATCCATCCAATTCTTAGTTGGAATGGAGCCTGTCATCAGCGAAGGTCCCTCGGCAACACTTCGTGCCAACACATCTACCTTTACTACTGCCATTGCTCTATCCTTATACTCTTGAGGTTATCCAGCGTTAGTCATTAGCCTTTGGCGGCAACTCTTTCTCAACGGGAATGCCCTGCTCAATCATATCCTCACGGAACTCATCCTCGTAGCCGGCATAGGAATGCGGTTTGATGTCCGGGTTCCAGGGGTTGATGTGGCGAACCATTCTGTTATTGTTTGCCAGATTTCGGGTCGGGCTGAGGAAGACGCCGCCCATATGCATGAGCTTGCTGAAAGGAAAGTAGGCAAGCAGTGTGCAGACTAAGAAGAGATGCGCATAGAACAGGGCGCTGATATCGGCGACGATGGTCGGTGAGAAGGTGACCAAGCCGAAGGCTAACTGCTTGATGGCGTTGATATCGACATCGGTACGTACAAAGAAACGCATGAGGATACCGGTGAAGGCGATACCTAAAATCAAGAACAGCGGGAAATAATCGTTGAGCAGTGAGATGTAGCGAACCTGGGGATTGAAGAAGCGACGACCAAGCAGGAACATCAGGGCGAGAATGATGGTGACATCAGTGGTGTACATGGTCGGTGCCCCGATCTGCAGCAGTGAATCCGCAGTTTCGGTGAGGGCAACGATTCCAGGGACCGGATCCAGGAACAGGCGCATGTGACGAATGACGATCACCAGGAAACTGTAATGGAACATGATGCCGAACAGCCACAGCCATTTGCTGGACTCATAAGTCAGCTTCGGCCCCGGGTACACGGTGGCCTTGGTGTTGCGCCACAGGGAGCGGAACAGAAAAATTTCCAGGAACATTCGGGCAACAACCTGTCCGGTGTTGACCGGCGCCTCCAGCTTGTCGTACTTGATCCAGGGCATGGTGTAGCCCTGACCGCACGTGGTTGGAATTCTGAACGGTACCGGCGATTTGGCCCAATGGATGACCCTGTAACAAAAACCGCCTAAGAACAGCGCCATAGCGAGATACGGAACGACAACACCAAAGAGGTATTGCATTCCCGGTATCTGCACCAGTATCAGCGCAATCAACACCAGGGCAATTACTGCCGCCAAAGGGAAGGCGTACTTCATCGATCACTCCTTCGCATTCGAGTTAAACAATAACTTTTCAAAAAGTTACGATAAAAAGCCGGAATCACTTCAGGGACGTCCCGGAAGCTATCCGACGGTCACACACGCTCAGTTCCCGGTACTCTACTCAGCCTTTTCCTGCTCCTGCTTCATCAGGGCAGACGGACATGCCGCGTCCGTCAAAATCGAGCGGCCGCTCTTCAGTTCAGCAATCCGGTTGCGGTACAACTGCTCCCGGCATTCGCTGTAGATATCAAAAGCAGCCAAGGCAATGCGATCAATCTCACAATCCAGGTGATCAAGGTTCCCCAACAGTGCCTGCGTGGCCTTGTCCTTGGAGAGAACCTGTTTGATCACCCACTTCAGCTCCAGAAACGGTGCAACAGCCTGTCCCGGCGTGAACTCCTGCACCGCCCTGATGCGAACCACCTGATCCAGTGGTTTGCTATAGGCATCTGCTCCCTGCCCCTCGACGAGCGCTTCGAAGAGCCCGGTCAGCCCCATGGAAATGTTGGCACCCACGGGATTGGCAAAGGGATCGGTGGCCTTTTTAAAGAAGCCCGGCGAGGTGTAGCTATCCAGCGTTCGCTCGATCCATAACGCGAGAATTTCCTTCTTCTTTCCGCCCAGCGCTTCTTTGAGTTCCATGGTCGATAAATATTAGTCGCCCCTGTTTTTATCTGATTGATTTGCCAGGGCGACGAGCACAATTCTTTCAGTATATCAAACATCTCTCACCCATGAAAAATGAATGAGGATTCATGCACCGATTGCTCTATCATGATTACTGATTTGTTTCAAGATAAAAATTTATGGGACCGGCACAGCTTTGGAGGGCAATGGTCCCCCACCTTTAAGGAGATACAACGCAAGCTGCACATAGGGATCAGTGGTGGCCAGTTGATCCAGCTTCTTCTCCTCTTTCAGGGGAGCGCCATCGTCTTCGGTCTCCGGCAGCAAGCCAGCTGCCTTGGCATCCTTGCGGGTTTCTTCCAGCTCCTGCCGCTCTTGCCACATCGAATTCCAATTCAAGCTCACCTTGGTTTGCTTGGAGCGGATCCTGGCCTTTTCCGTTTCTTTCTTGATCTTCATGAACGTGTCACTGTTGTCCACCCAGCGTTTTCCTTCCTTGATGGCCTGAGCCCTGTTCAGCCGTTCTCCCTGCCAGTGCTCGAAGTCAATCGCGTTGACCTGATCCCAGGGAAGCGAATAATCCATATATTTTTCCCCTGTTTCCAGATAATCGAACATCGAAGGGACTTCGAGATCCGGTTCGACGCCCTTATACTGGGTGGAACCGCCGTTCACCCGGTAAAATTTCTGGATTGTCAATTTCAAAGCCCCCAGGTCCTCATAGCGCTGGAGTTGAAACAGCGGCAGGTTGCGATTGAGATCCATCATCGCTTGCACCGTCCCCTTGCCGTGGGTATGGACGCCACCGATGACGAAGGCCCTCCCGTAATCCTGCAAAGCCGCCGCCAGAATTTCCGATGCGGAGGCGCTGAACTGATTGACCAGCACAATCAAGTCGCCCTTATATTCGATGCCCGGATCCTCATCCTCCAGGACACGGATGGAACCGTGGGAGTCCTTGACCTGAACCACCGGCCCACCTGGAAGAAAGAGCCCGGAGATCTGTACCGCATCCGTCAGCGCACCGCCGCCGTTGTTGCGCAGGTCGATAATCAGGCCGTTGATCTTTTGTTTTTTCAACTTCGCAACTTCTGCTGCAGTATCATCGGTCACGTTGCGCGCCTCCCTGCCATCGCTTTGCGCGCTGAAATCGCGATAGAAGCTGGGTATCCGCAGGTAGCCGAATTTCTTGTCCCCAATATTGAAAACTGCTGATTTTACATATGTTTCCTCAATTTTCACCACATCACGGATGATAGGCACCACCAGTTTGCTGCCGTCCGGTTTCTGCACGGTGAGGCGGACTTCCGTCCCCTTGGGACCACGGATGTACCCCACTGCCTCGCGGATACGCATCTCCGAGATATCGACTGGTTCGCCATCCTTTTCGCCAACGGCAAGGATGGTGTCTTCCGCCTGGAGTTGCCCCTGTTTTTCCGCCGCACTGCCAGGAATGATGCGCACCACCTTGATCAAGCCATCGTCTTCACGCAAAAGGGCTCCAATTCCCTCCAGAGATCCGCTCATCTGGATATCGAAATCTTCCTTGGAGGTCGGGGCCATGTAATCGCTGTGCGGATCGTAGGCACGGGTGACGGCATCAAAGTAGCGATCATAGTGATCCTGGCGGGTCTGCTGCAGCAGCCGATTCAACGAACGGTGGGTGCTCTCCCGAACCTTTTTCACCGCCTCCTGTATTTCCAGCGGATGCAGTTTCGGGTCGACTGTCTTTGTTAAGTCCTTGCCATTTTTACTTTTCTCTTTGAGGAGATCAAAATAGGATTCAAGGACCTGCATCTTCAAACTCAGATGCCAACGCTCCTTGAGCGCTTCCATGCTCTCGGCATATTCGAGTTTTTTGGGCTCGATCTCCAAATATTCCTTGGCCACGAAATCAAAACCGCCCTTGAGTAGGGAGTCGACAAATCCGTCAACCATGCGAATCCGGTCATTGAGCAGATCCATGCCGGCATTGGGCAGCACCACGTTGCCCCTGGCCAGTTCATCATCCACATGGGTTGCAAAGGCACCCAGCTGTTTGACGTCCGCCTGAAGGAGGAAACGTTTGCGCGGGTCGAGCTGGCGAAGGTAGAGATCAAAGACCTTTTGCGAAAGCTTGTCGTCAAGCGGTTCGTGACTGAAATGCTGCAGCGGCAACTGCTGACTCAAGATAAGGGCGATCAACTCGTTCCGGTCGGCATCAAAAACTTCCGGCGGGGCCTTCTTGGCGAGGCACCCGCCGGTAAAAGTAAGGAGCACAACAGCACAGGTGAGGACAACGCAGTGGGAGCGGTGCAAACATCGCTGACGGAAGGCATTCATAGACGGAGGAGTCCTGGGGGAAGAGGGAAAAAAAGGATGCGGTGCGGCATGAGAAACACGGGCGCTAAAATGGGCTGACGATTTTATCCGCCTCGGCCATGGTGGTCATGATTTCATGCATATTGGAAATCTGTCCCACCTGAATAGCTGATTTCAGTTGATAAAAGTCCAGACAGGTGCCACAGGCAAGAATCTCGATCCCACGGGACTGCAGTTCACGCAGGGCATCCAGGGCGCCCGATTCGGTGGTGACCAGCTTGACCCCGGCGTTATAGAGGACGATTTTACTGGGCAGCGGCTGCACATCCTTAATCGTCTGCACATAGGTCTGTAACAGGGCCCAACCCAGCTCATCGGAACCGCGCCCCATGGAATCCGAGGAAATTACGTAAATCATTGCACCTTGGGAGGGAGTGGGCAGCTCACATTGATAGGCATCAGGATCGAAGGCTTCGCCAGAGCCACTGCCGCTGGCGACAATGGTCACCGCAAAGAGGTTCTCCCCTTCCCGGCTGCAACTCACTTCGTGGCCCTGGTTACGGCCGAAGCGGGCCACATTGTTCTGCGAGGCCTCATTATCGACCATCACCTTTATAATCGATGATCCTGCGGCGAGGGCATCCTTGGCGCGCAGGACCGGTTTCGGGCATGCCAACCCGATACAGTCAAGAATTTCCGGGTTCATCTGTTCATCTCCACCGGAGGTCAATGAGTATGCGGCGTGTTTGGAACAAGCCACCAGAATAGCCTTTCCAGATCCGTCACATCTTGCGTTGACGGACGATAGTTTTCAGCTTTTGCAAACGAGCGAGTCGGCATGGCTGAAAGCTTAGTCAAGAATGATCTCCTGCCCTTCCCGGGCAAAAAAGAGCTGCATCGGGTTTTGGGGATCAGGGGCGCAGTAGGTTTCGCCCATGGCATCCAGCTGATCGTCACTGCGTTCCGGATCATGATGAAAAAGCGCCAACCGCTTCACTCCGGCCCTGCGGGCGGCGGCAATGGCATCCTCAATCGGAGTGTGCCCCCAGCCGATCTTGCCCTTCTCGTATTCGGCCCGGGTGTACTGGGCATCATGAACCAGGAGATCGGCCCCCCTATAAAAATTCTCCAGGACCTGATTCTGTTCACGGGCCGCCTCTTCCCCTTCGATCGCCATCATCTCATCGTAGGAGGGATCCTCCGGGTCGGTGATGAAGAGGTTCCGAAACGGCTCAGTGTCGTAGGCGGTGCAGAACACCTTTCCGCGGAAGGTGAATCGGTACCCCAAAGCAGTGATGGGATGATTGATAATTGCCGTGGCCAGGGTGATACCATCACCGAGGTCGAGCAACGGTTCCTCCTTGAGTCGTTCGTACTGGATGGAGCCTGCCAGTTCCCCCATGTTGACCGGAAAGTACCTGTACTTCATCTGCCCGCCGACCACTGCTTCCAACGGTTCATCCTCATAGGTGACCGGACCGAACACCTTGATCCTGGTTCCCGGAATATAGGCTGGAACAAAAAAGGGAAACCCCATGATATGGTCCCAGTGGGTGTGGGAGAGGTAAATCTCGGTGGTGATGGGTCCCTTGGGCAGGTCGTTGGCCAGCATGGAGTTGGCCAGCTCACGGATACCGGAACCGGCATCGATGATGATATGTCGATTAACCTCGGGAAAACGAAGTTCAATGCAGGCGGTGTTGCCGCCGTACTTCATGGTCTTGGGCCCGGGACAGGGGATGGACCCACGTACCCCCCAAAATTTCACCTTGATCATCAGCGCCTCTCCTCCCTCGTGCAACAGCCACAGGCCGTATCAAACCTGAAGAAAAATTTCCGCCTTGGTTATTTCGGCATCGACCTTATCCCTGAGGCCGACAACGGAACTCCAGTCCAGCTTGCACATCTCCAAGAGCGGCTGCAGCTGCGCCTCATCCGGATAGCGGTTGCCCGCGTAACCGATGTCAAACAGACAGACATAAAAATCCGCCAGGGCCACGGTGGCCACCAGGTGCTGATTTTCCGCTGCGGCCTCTTGCGGTGCATGGTGATGACAGATGGCGTCGGTAATGACGGCATTGAGCTTCCACTTGGAGGCGATCATCTGCCCCACCTCCTCGTGATCGATGTCCATCAGTTCCCGTTCGAGCACATTGAGCGGCTGCAGCGTCATCATGACCTGCGCCAGCACCTCGGCATACTCATCGCCAAAGGGGACCTTGCCCAGATCGTGCAGCAGGCCCGCCACAAAGAACTCCTCGCGTTCGGCAAGGGCAACTCCCTGCTCGGCGGCAAGTAGCTTGGCCATAACGCCAACGCCGATGGAATGGGCCCAGAAATCCTTGATCGGCAGCGACTTGGATTTCTTCGCCTGGCCGACGCAACGGATAATCGCGGTGGAAAGTGCCAGGTTCTTCACCGTATTCAAACCGAGCATGATGATCGCCCTGGTCAGGGAGGTGACCTTGTTGACCAAAGAATAGTAGGCGGAGTTGATCAGTTTCAGCACCTGACCGGTCAGGACCGGATCAAGGGAAATGACCTTGTTCAAATCGTTGGGAGCAGTGTCGGGGCGGCTGCAGATCTCCAGCACCTTGCCGACAGTCGTCGAAAGGCTGGGCATCTTGTCGACAAAGACACGAATCTTATCCAGTCGGTTTTTTCGCTCGTTCATTCAGACAGGTAGAAGCAGTGGACAACAACGCCGGGTTAGTTTGCCGCATCCGGAAAAGCCCCTCCCACAAAGCGTCATGCGGGCCTGTCACTCTGGGGATATCGTAGATTTTTGTTTTTGGGCGGATTCCGGACCACGCAAGGTCAATCGGGGTATAATAAATGAAGGAGAGGGGGAGGTCAAGTAAAGGGGCGGGGTTTCTGAGGAATTAACAACCGTGTTTCATTAAAAAATTCCGGATGACCTCCTCCATGAGCTCCAACTGGGTCTTGCCGGTCTCGTTGATTTGAATCCACAGACAACGCTGAAAGGCACGGTGGAGATCTTCCGGGACCATCAGTTTCAACGCTACCAGGGGCTCGCCTTCTTTCACATCATTGTCGGCCATGGTAGGCGACCACCTCGTCGTAGCGCAGCCCCTGGCCGCCAAAAATATCAAGGGCTGAACCCACGGTCACGTCGATCCGCCCGCGGCCGCTGGTGCGAATAAGTTCGAGATCGGCAAAACTCGCCACCCCGCCGGCATAGGTGGTGGGCACCGGAACGCTTACGGAAAGCAATTCCAGCAACCGGGTGTCAATCCCCATGCATTTCCCCTCCACATCCACCGCATGCACCAGAAACTCATCGCAGTAGCGGGAAAGGTCCTCCACGGTTTCGGAGCTGATTTTCAGCTTGGTGAACTTCTGCCAGCGATCGGTCACCACATAGTAGCCATCACCCTGCCAGCGGCAGCTGAGATCCAACACCAGCCGCTCTTTGCCGACCAGGTCGACCAATGCCTGCAGTCGCTTAAGATCCAGTTGCCCGTCGTGAAAGACATGGGAGGTGACGATGACATGGGAAGCGCCCCGGGAGAGCCATTCGCGCGCATTGGAGGCATTGATGCCGCCACCGACCTGCATCCCCCCGGGCCATACGGCCAGGGCCTCGGCTGCAGCCTCTTCATTGCCGGGCCCGAGCATGATAATATGCCCGCCCAGGAGTTTGTCCCGCCGATACAACCCCGCGTAGTAGGCCGGCGGCAACTCCGAAGAAAAATTGGTGTGCAGGTTCGACTGATCCTCACCAAGACTTGAACCGACAATCTGTTTGACCCGACCATCATGCAGGTCGATACATGGCCGAAATTGCATTGCTTTCCTCAGAAGATAAAAAAAGGGCTGCCGACACCCGCCGACAGCCCTTGCACCCCAAATACAGCGGATTACCGTTCCTTAACCATCATCGTGGTCGGATCAAGGTCCAGGCTCTTGCCGCCTTCCACCTGCTCGCCGGAGTTACGGATGATATCCAGTTGAATGGTCGCATTGGACTGCGGCTTGAGCAAAACGACCATGTCGAACAGATCATCGATCTCGTGGCAGGGCGCGGGGACACCTGTGGGGGAGACGCGGTCATCACCACGATGGCAGATTGCCGAGAACCAGGCCTGCATGTTCATGTTTTCAAGCAGGTACTTGATGTCCTCCAGGTCGCTGCGATCAGTCTTGATAAAATCAAAGCCGTCGACGATCAAACAGTTGGGACGGAAAATATCCTGGAGCACCAGATCGTTCAGACGCTCTTCCAGACGGGAACGAGTGAATGCGGCCTCCTTGAAGGTCATGATCATCCGGTGATGCGCCACCATGTCGATCAGTTCATGCGGCCGGGTCACGCTGTGCTCCTGCAGGATCACCTGAAGGATATCGTCATACCAGCTCTTGGTTTTTTCAATGGATTCGCCGATGCTGACATGGATCACCCGCTTTCCACGGAGGATGGCATCCAGGGCGATCTGTACCAGCAGGGCGGTCTTGCCCAGGCCGGCACGAGCCATGACCAGCCCCATCTGATTGTTCTCTCGACTCAAATTCAAAACCCGCAGGGGGTTCTGCTGTACCAATGGTTCGTATCCCATAATTCGACCTCTTATCGGTTATCTCTCACGTTTATGCCAATGAGCGCAAGACCCGGTTATGCATCTTTTTTCTGGTCAGCGTAGGCTTTGACCAAATCTTCGGCCACACTGCGCGGAACCTGCTTGTAGGTGGCAAATTCCATGGTGAACTCGGCCTTGCCCTGAGTCAGGGAACGAAGGGTGGTGGAGTAACCAAACATCTCGGCCAGCGGCATCTCTGCCTCGACAACGGTGTAGTTGCCCTCCTCAAAGGTACCGATGATCACACCACGACGCTGGTTGAGACTGCCCATGACCGCCCCCTGAAACTCGGAAGGTCCTTCGACTGCGACCTTCATGATCGGCTCCATGATAACCGGATTGGCCTTGGAGTATCCCTGACGGAAGGCGCCGATGGCAGCCACCTGGAAGGCGACATCCGAGGAGTCGACCGCATGGTAGCTCCCGTCATTGATGGCGACCCGGACACCGGTAATGGGAGCGCCGATAAGAGTACCCTTTTCCAGGGATTTCTGGAAGCCCTTGTCACAGGAGCTGATGAACTCGCGGGGAATGACACCACCCACGATCTGGTCGAGAAACTCGTACTCGCCCTCTTCCAAGGGCTCGAGAAAACCGGCGACACGACCGTACTGACCGGAACCACCGGTCTGCTTCTTGTGGGTGTAGTCGAAGTTGGCCTGCTGGGTAATGGTCTCGCGGTAGGCAACCTGCGGTGCACCGACCTCGACCTCGGCCTTGTACTCCCGTTTCATCCGCTCGATGTAGACCTCGAGATGCAACTCGCCCATACCGGAAATGATGGTCTCGTTGGTCTCGTGGTCAACGTAGGTCTTGAAGGTCGGATCTTCCTTGGTGAAACGGTTGAGCGCCTTGGACATGTTGATCTGGGCCTTGTTGTCCACCGGACTGATGGCCAGGGAGATAACCGGCGCGGGAACATGCATCGAGCTCATGGAGAAGTTCACCCCGGGGCTGCAAAAACTGTCACCGGAGGCACAATCGATGCCGAACAGGGCGACGATGTCACCGGAACCTGCCCCCTCGATCTCTTCCATCTCGTTGGCGTGCATCCGTACCAGACGGCCGACCTTGGATTTTTTACCGGTACGGGAGTTGATGATGGTATCGCCCTTCTGAATAACCCCCTGATAGGTACGGATGTAGGTCAGCTGACCGTAACGGCCGTCCTCGAGCTTGAAGGCCAGGGCAACAAGCGGATCATCGGGATTGTTGCTCACCGTGACCTCGGCCTCGTCCTCATCCAAGTTGAGGGCGGTATTCTCGACATCGGTGGGACAGGGCAGGTAGGAGGCGACCGCATCCAGAAGCAGCTGCACACCTTTATTCTTATAGGCGGAGCCCATCATGACCGGGGTCAGCTCCAGGGCCAGGGTACCGCGACGAATGGCCTCGTGGATCATGGCCTCGGGAATCTCGGCTTCCTCGAGCATCGCTTCCATCAACTCGTCGGAGAACATGGATACCGCGTCGAGCAACTCTTCACGTTTGGCCTGCGCCTCGTCCATCAACTCTGCCGGAATCTCTTCCATGCGGATCTTCTCGCCCTGGTCGCCATCGAAGTAGACCGCCTTCATGGTGACCAGGTCGACCATGCCCTGCAGGTCGCTTTCAAGGCCTATGGGCATCTGCAGCATGATCGCATTGAGCTGCAGCTTATCGCGAAGCTGCTGGGTAACACGGTAGGGATTGGCACCGGTCCGGTCGCACTTGTTGATAAAGGCGATGCGCGGAACCTTGTAGCGGGTCATCTGCCGATTAACGGTGATCGACTGGGACTGGACCCCGCCAACCGAGCAAAGGATGAGCACCGCACCGTCGAGAACACGCAGGGCGCGCTCGACCTCGATGGTGAAGTCAACGTGGCCGGGGGTGTCGATGATGTTGACATCGTAGTCTTTCCAGGAGCAGTAGGTTGCAGCGGACTGAATGGTAATGCCGCGTTCTTTCTCCAATTCCATGGAATCCATGGTCGCACCCACACCATCTTTACCGCGAACCTCATGGATTGCATGAATGCGTTGAGTGTAAAACAGAATGCGCTCGGTCAGAGTGGTTTTGCCCGAGTCGATATGGGCACTGATACCGATATTCCGTACTTTGTTCAGATCCTTTTTCATGACGCGTTCCTCAATTACCGCTTGCAAGTCGCTCGCTTGGTCGCTCGCGTAGTTATAGCCGTTTTCTCGTCGTTCTCGAATAAAAAAAGGAGTTACAGCTGGCTCTGCAACTCCGTGCGCATTAGGTTAGGGATGCTTGCTGAGAGGTGGGGAGAAAGGAGGGGAAGGCCCTCGCTCCATGCAACTCCTCGCCCGCAAGCCTGTGTGCACTGCCATTGAAGGGTTTACCTTGACCGCACTTTGGTAAAGTCGTTTTTTATAACGTAAGGCTTTTTCCCAGTCAAGCAATTTTTATGAATTTTTACCGCGATACCATCCACCTACCGTAAAAATCCGCTCTTTTACCGTCAAAAGATGGCAATACATTTTTGTAGACCAAGCGACATAGCCTTACCTTTTTGTGGAAACATACTGGTACCGATTGACCGACAACAAACCAATCAATGACGAAAATGGCGTTTTTACATCACTAATTCGACAACTTCAAAACTGGCATCAATACTGCTTTATTCTTTTCATCAAAAAG
Coding sequences within it:
- the fusA gene encoding elongation factor G, with protein sequence MKKDLNKVRNIGISAHIDSGKTTLTERILFYTQRIHAIHEVRGKDGVGATMDSMELEKERGITIQSAATYCSWKDYDVNIIDTPGHVDFTIEVERALRVLDGAVLILCSVGGVQSQSITVNRQMTRYKVPRIAFINKCDRTGANPYRVTQQLRDKLQLNAIMLQMPIGLESDLQGMVDLVTMKAVYFDGDQGEKIRMEEIPAELMDEAQAKREELLDAVSMFSDELMEAMLEEAEIPEAMIHEAIRRGTLALELTPVMMGSAYKNKGVQLLLDAVASYLPCPTDVENTALNLDEDEAEVTVSNNPDDPLVALAFKLEDGRYGQLTYIRTYQGVIQKGDTIINSRTGKKSKVGRLVRMHANEMEEIEGAGSGDIVALFGIDCASGDSFCSPGVNFSMSSMHVPAPVISLAISPVDNKAQINMSKALNRFTKEDPTFKTYVDHETNETIISGMGELHLEVYIERMKREYKAEVEVGAPQVAYRETITQQANFDYTHKKQTGGSGQYGRVAGFLEPLEEGEYEFLDQIVGGVIPREFISSCDKGFQKSLEKGTLIGAPITGVRVAINDGSYHAVDSSDVAFQVAAIGAFRQGYSKANPVIMEPIMKVAVEGPSEFQGAVMGSLNQRRGVIIGTFEEGNYTVVEAEMPLAEMFGYSTTLRSLTQGKAEFTMEFATYKQVPRSVAEDLVKAYADQKKDA